The proteins below come from a single Marinobacter bohaiensis genomic window:
- a CDS encoding outer membrane protein OmpK, whose amino-acid sequence MKALRKTLLATCVMAACMPAAHAEKFFGGSSITVLHSADYEDFGGKKEDTFFTFENVTAHNWGGTFFFIDRNHGHGSSEGDDDVYGEFSPTLSMNWLSNNDLSFGPIKDVLLTGTYEFGGGTESNNYLVGPGLAWDVPGFLYFNTLFYYANNNADAPGFDDPGDDWQTTITWGLPFEVASAKFLFDGYIDWSTATRDHASEFHFNPQFKLDIGDFAGHPGMLYAGIEYSYWNNKYGEADDSVMDTESAVSALVKFHF is encoded by the coding sequence ATGAAGGCACTTCGTAAAACATTGCTAGCGACCTGTGTTATGGCGGCCTGTATGCCGGCGGCGCATGCGGAAAAGTTCTTCGGCGGCTCCAGCATCACCGTGCTGCACAGTGCGGACTATGAGGATTTCGGCGGCAAGAAAGAGGACACCTTCTTTACCTTCGAAAACGTCACGGCCCACAACTGGGGCGGTACGTTCTTCTTCATCGACCGCAACCACGGCCACGGCAGCTCCGAGGGTGACGACGACGTATACGGCGAGTTCTCTCCCACTCTCAGCATGAACTGGCTGAGCAACAACGACCTCAGCTTTGGCCCGATCAAGGATGTGCTGCTGACCGGTACCTACGAGTTTGGCGGCGGCACCGAGTCCAACAACTATCTGGTTGGCCCTGGGCTGGCGTGGGATGTGCCGGGCTTCCTGTACTTCAACACCCTGTTCTACTACGCCAACAACAACGCCGACGCGCCGGGCTTTGACGATCCGGGCGACGACTGGCAGACCACCATCACCTGGGGGCTGCCGTTCGAAGTGGCGTCCGCCAAATTCCTGTTCGACGGTTACATCGACTGGTCCACCGCCACCCGCGACCACGCCAGCGAATTCCACTTCAACCCGCAGTTCAAACTGGACATCGGCGACTTCGCCGGTCATCCGGGCATGCTCTACGCCGGTATTGAATATTCCTACTGGAACAACAAGTACGGCGAAGCCGATGATAGCGTGATGGACACCGAGAGCGCGGTCAGTGCCCTCGTGAAGTTCCATTTCTAA
- a CDS encoding carboxymuconolactone decarboxylase family protein produces the protein MTDFTMHDKQSAPEASKALLEKSEKGFGRIPGLHAIMADAPGVLDGYQQLHQLFLESSFNNDEKTVVWQTINVEHACHYCVPAHTGIAKKMGVSDEISNALRDETPLPDNKLEALRTFTLAMVRKRGNVNGEDLSAFYDAGYEKHHVLEVILGLSQKVMSNYINHVADTPLDDAAKPFAWTKQGA, from the coding sequence ATGACCGATTTCACCATGCACGACAAGCAATCCGCACCGGAGGCATCCAAGGCGCTGCTGGAAAAATCCGAGAAAGGGTTCGGCCGTATTCCGGGCCTGCACGCCATCATGGCCGACGCGCCGGGGGTGCTGGACGGCTACCAGCAGCTGCACCAGCTGTTTCTGGAAAGCAGCTTCAACAACGACGAGAAAACCGTGGTCTGGCAGACCATCAACGTCGAGCACGCCTGCCACTACTGTGTTCCGGCCCACACCGGGATCGCCAAGAAGATGGGCGTCTCCGACGAGATCAGCAACGCCCTGCGGGACGAAACCCCGCTGCCGGACAACAAGCTGGAGGCGCTGCGCACCTTCACCCTGGCGATGGTCCGCAAGCGCGGCAACGTCAACGGCGAGGACCTGAGCGCGTTCTACGACGCCGGGTACGAGAAGCACCACGTGCTGGAAGTCATTCTCGGCCTGTCCCAGAAGGTCATGAGCAACTACATCAACCACGTGGCCGACACGCCGCTGGACGACGCCGCCAAACCGTTTGCCTGGACCAAGCAAGGCGCCTGA
- the puuE gene encoding allantoinase PuuE, translating into MHDDYPRDLRGYGAEPPHANWPGKARIAVQFVLNYEEGGENCVLHGDSHSEMFLSEIIGAQPYPDRHMSMESIYEYGSRAGVWRVLREFRKRGLPLTVFGVAMALQRNPDVTQAFLDDGHEIACHGLRWIHYQDMDESRERQHMEQAIAIQEELTGSRPLGWYTGRDSPNTRRLVVETGGFEYDSDYYGDDLPFWTTVETRDGEEKPHLVVPYTLDTNDMRFATNQGFNSGEQFFQYLKDAFDVLYEEGADTPKMLSIGLHCRLIGRPGRFRALQRFLDYVQKHEQVWICRRLDIARHWKAEHPYKPK; encoded by the coding sequence ATCCACGACGATTATCCCCGCGACCTGCGCGGCTACGGGGCCGAGCCGCCCCACGCCAACTGGCCGGGAAAAGCACGGATCGCCGTACAGTTTGTCCTCAACTACGAGGAAGGGGGCGAGAACTGCGTCCTGCACGGCGACAGCCACTCGGAAATGTTCCTGTCCGAGATCATCGGCGCCCAGCCGTATCCGGATCGCCACATGAGCATGGAGTCGATCTACGAGTACGGCTCCCGTGCCGGGGTCTGGCGCGTGCTGCGGGAATTCCGCAAGCGCGGCCTGCCGCTGACGGTCTTTGGCGTGGCCATGGCCCTGCAGCGCAACCCGGACGTGACCCAGGCGTTCCTGGACGACGGCCACGAGATCGCCTGCCACGGCCTGCGCTGGATTCACTACCAGGACATGGACGAATCCCGCGAGCGCCAGCACATGGAACAGGCCATCGCCATTCAGGAAGAACTGACCGGCAGCCGCCCGCTGGGCTGGTACACCGGCCGCGACAGTCCCAATACCCGCCGCCTGGTGGTGGAGACCGGTGGCTTCGAATACGACAGCGACTACTACGGTGACGACCTGCCGTTCTGGACCACCGTCGAAACCCGCGACGGCGAGGAGAAGCCGCATCTCGTGGTGCCCTACACCCTGGACACCAACGACATGCGCTTCGCCACCAACCAGGGCTTCAACTCCGGCGAGCAGTTCTTCCAGTACCTGAAGGACGCGTTCGACGTGCTGTACGAGGAAGGCGCCGACACGCCCAAGATGCTATCGATCGGGCTGCACTGCCGCCTGATTGGCCGGCCGGGCCGGTTCCGGGCGCTGCAGCGGTTCCTCGACTACGTCCAGAAGCATGAGCAGGTGTGGATCTGCCGGCGGCTGGATATTGCGCGGCACTGGAAGGCGGAGCATCCGTACAAGCCAAAATGA
- a CDS encoding 6,7-dimethyl-8-ribityllumazine synthase encodes MNQQESLNLSDASRNQRIAFIQGNWHLDIIDQAREAFLAEVSQHGLDADQVDVITVAGAFEIPLQAKLLAESGHYGAIVGAGFVVDGGIYRHEFVAQAVIDGLMRVQLDTRVPVLSAVLTPHHFHEHATHHDYFYKHFTEKGVEVARACLMTLANMEKTRTLTAQ; translated from the coding sequence ATGAATCAGCAAGAATCCTTGAACCTTTCCGACGCCAGCCGCAACCAGCGCATCGCCTTTATCCAGGGCAACTGGCACCTCGACATCATCGACCAGGCCCGCGAAGCCTTCCTGGCGGAAGTCAGCCAGCATGGGCTGGACGCCGATCAGGTGGACGTCATCACCGTGGCCGGCGCCTTCGAGATCCCGCTGCAGGCCAAGCTGCTGGCCGAGAGCGGGCACTACGGCGCGATTGTCGGTGCCGGTTTCGTGGTGGACGGCGGCATCTACCGCCACGAGTTCGTCGCCCAGGCGGTGATCGACGGGCTGATGCGGGTGCAGCTGGACACCCGCGTGCCGGTGCTGTCCGCCGTACTGACGCCGCACCATTTCCACGAGCACGCCACTCACCACGACTACTTCTACAAGCACTTCACCGAGAAGGGCGTCGAAGTCGCACGGGCCTGCCTGATGACCCTGGCGAACATGGAAAAGACGCGCACGCTGACGGCGCAGTGA
- a CDS encoding TetR/AcrR family transcriptional regulator produces MTQQPEARINEIGDAAENGRGRRYRPGRIREKNRERIIAAAEEEFAQHGFRGATIQNIAERAELPKSNVLYYFSNKKRIYSALFDDIMSRWNAVFSEIRPEDDPAEALETFVRTKVEMSRQHPMASRLFAQEIIQGAPFLKDHLRTNMREWVRGRAKVIQQWIDDGRMAPVDPVQLIFLIWSSTQHYADFQVQILMVENKAEYEPQDFEHAANFLTGVILRGCGLEPTKR; encoded by the coding sequence ATGACTCAGCAGCCTGAAGCCAGAATCAACGAGATCGGGGACGCGGCGGAAAACGGCCGGGGCCGTCGATACCGTCCGGGGCGGATTCGGGAAAAGAACCGTGAACGGATTATCGCCGCGGCGGAGGAAGAGTTCGCCCAGCACGGGTTCCGCGGCGCGACCATACAGAACATCGCCGAACGGGCGGAGCTGCCCAAGTCCAACGTGCTTTACTATTTCAGCAACAAGAAGCGCATTTACTCGGCGCTGTTCGACGACATCATGAGCCGCTGGAATGCGGTGTTCTCCGAGATTCGTCCGGAGGACGATCCGGCCGAGGCGCTGGAGACGTTCGTGCGCACCAAGGTGGAAATGTCACGCCAGCATCCCATGGCGTCCCGCCTGTTCGCCCAGGAAATCATCCAGGGCGCCCCGTTCCTCAAGGATCACCTGCGCACCAACATGCGCGAATGGGTGCGGGGACGGGCCAAAGTGATTCAGCAGTGGATCGATGACGGTCGCATGGCGCCGGTCGATCCGGTGCAGCTGATTTTTTTGATCTGGTCCTCGACCCAGCATTACGCGGACTTCCAGGTCCAGATCCTGATGGTGGAAAACAAGGCCGAATACGAACCGCAGGACTTCGAGCACGCCGCCAATTTCCTGACCGGCGTCATCCTGCGCGGCTGCGGACTGGAGCCGACGAAACGATGA
- the alc gene encoding allantoicase, whose amino-acid sequence MSDVQVAPIIEGPDFSRDYLNLADGSLGAEVTWVTDEFFAPRERMLDPEQPRFYPDKYDDHGKWMDGWETRRRRNTGHDWCILRLAMPGVLHGVDFDTSFFTGNFAPAASVEACWSPDGDPDNDADWQEILPALSLSGNDHRFEALAASGPWTHLRLHIWPDGGMARFRVYGQPFCDWDNRSADERLDLLALANGGDQVAWSDAHYGEPRKLLRPGRGINMGDGWETRRRREPGNEWCILKLGHKGVVDGIDIDTAHFKGNFPDRFSIQAACVEQGTPQSIITQSMFWETLIDEQPLTADAIHEFRELNDLGPITHIRVNSIPDGGISRVRLWGKAVR is encoded by the coding sequence ATGAGTGATGTACAAGTCGCCCCGATCATCGAAGGGCCTGATTTTTCCCGGGACTACCTGAACCTCGCCGACGGCAGCCTCGGTGCCGAGGTTACCTGGGTCACCGACGAATTCTTCGCGCCGCGCGAGCGTATGCTCGACCCGGAACAGCCGCGCTTCTACCCGGACAAGTACGACGATCACGGCAAGTGGATGGACGGCTGGGAAACCCGTCGCCGTCGCAACACGGGCCACGATTGGTGCATCCTGCGCCTGGCCATGCCGGGCGTGCTGCACGGTGTGGATTTCGACACCAGCTTCTTCACCGGCAACTTCGCCCCGGCGGCCTCCGTCGAGGCCTGCTGGTCGCCGGACGGCGATCCCGACAACGACGCCGACTGGCAGGAAATCCTGCCGGCGCTGTCCCTGTCCGGCAACGACCATCGCTTCGAGGCCCTGGCCGCCTCCGGACCCTGGACCCACCTGCGCCTGCACATCTGGCCGGACGGCGGTATGGCCCGCTTCCGGGTGTACGGCCAGCCATTCTGCGACTGGGACAACCGCAGCGCCGACGAACGCCTGGACCTGCTGGCCCTGGCCAACGGCGGCGACCAGGTCGCCTGGAGCGACGCCCACTACGGCGAGCCGCGCAAACTGCTGCGTCCCGGGCGCGGCATCAATATGGGCGACGGCTGGGAAACCCGACGCCGTCGTGAGCCGGGCAACGAGTGGTGCATCCTCAAGCTGGGACACAAAGGCGTGGTGGACGGCATCGACATCGACACCGCCCACTTCAAGGGCAACTTCCCGGACCGCTTCTCGATCCAGGCGGCCTGCGTGGAGCAGGGCACGCCCCAGTCCATCATCACCCAGAGCATGTTCTGGGAGACCCTGATCGACGAGCAGCCGCTGACCGCCGACGCCATCCACGAGTTCCGCGAGCTGAACGATCTGGGCCCGATCACCCACATCCGCGTGAACAGCATTCCCGATGGCGGCATCAGTCGGGTGCGCCTGTGGGGCAAGGCGGTCCGATGA
- a CDS encoding ureidoglycolate lyase — protein MNAPRTIPSQPLTREAFAPFGDVIQTEGAASFPINAGRTERFHALAAVETLGEGADAIISIFRGQPLAPLVIDLMERHPQGSQAFVPMGDQPYWVVVAPPGDFDPAQVRVFRAGPGQGVNYRAGTWHAPLLPVNADADFLVVDRRGPGDNCDTVDLDPPIRPE, from the coding sequence ATGAACGCGCCACGGACGATCCCCAGCCAGCCGCTGACCCGGGAGGCGTTCGCGCCGTTCGGCGACGTGATCCAGACCGAGGGCGCGGCGTCGTTCCCCATCAACGCCGGTCGCACCGAGCGCTTCCACGCGCTGGCGGCGGTGGAGACCCTGGGCGAAGGCGCCGACGCGATCATCTCCATCTTCCGGGGCCAGCCGCTGGCGCCGCTGGTCATCGACCTGATGGAGCGCCATCCGCAGGGCAGCCAGGCGTTTGTGCCGATGGGCGATCAGCCTTACTGGGTGGTGGTGGCACCGCCGGGCGACTTCGATCCGGCGCAGGTGCGGGTGTTTCGCGCCGGACCTGGGCAGGGCGTGAACTACCGCGCCGGCACCTGGCACGCGCCGCTGCTGCCGGTGAACGCGGATGCGGATTTCCTGGTAGTGGATCGTCGCGGCCCCGGTGACAACTGCGATACCGTCGACCTGGACCCGCCGATCCGGCCGGAGTGA
- a CDS encoding isopenicillin N synthase family dioxygenase, protein MKEIPLISIAGLRSDDIEERRNTAAELGRACREVGFFYAVDHGIPQSVIDTAFAESQRFFALPVDDKQALSIKRSPHNRGYVAMADEKLNPESGADMKEAFNLGVELPDDHPEVVAGKPFRGVNFWPELDGWRDNLLAYFDACLDLGRVIHRGFSLDLGVSEDFFAKHLAEPVVTMRILRYPASAGESDRKDGGAGAHTDYGNLTLLATDKVAGLEVLTRQGEWIDAPHVEGAFVCNIGDCLMRWSNDTYVSTPHRVRPPQQERYSIAYFLEANPDSVVDPRDIYPDETPRYAPVTFANYLKSRLDATYEHRAEDNASM, encoded by the coding sequence ATGAAAGAAATTCCCCTGATTTCCATTGCCGGTCTGCGCAGCGACGACATTGAAGAGCGCCGCAACACTGCCGCCGAGCTGGGCCGGGCCTGCCGCGAGGTGGGCTTTTTCTACGCCGTGGATCACGGCATTCCCCAGTCGGTGATCGACACGGCGTTTGCCGAGTCCCAGCGCTTCTTTGCGTTGCCGGTGGACGACAAGCAGGCGCTGTCCATCAAGCGCTCGCCCCATAACCGCGGCTACGTGGCCATGGCGGACGAGAAGCTGAACCCGGAATCCGGCGCCGACATGAAGGAGGCGTTCAACCTGGGTGTGGAGTTGCCGGACGACCATCCGGAAGTGGTGGCGGGCAAGCCGTTCCGTGGTGTGAATTTCTGGCCGGAGCTGGACGGCTGGCGCGACAATCTGCTGGCCTATTTTGACGCGTGCCTGGATCTGGGCCGGGTCATCCATCGCGGCTTCAGCCTGGACCTGGGGGTATCGGAAGATTTCTTCGCCAAGCACCTGGCCGAGCCGGTCGTCACCATGCGCATACTGCGCTACCCGGCCAGTGCCGGTGAGTCCGATCGCAAGGACGGCGGTGCCGGGGCCCACACCGATTACGGCAACCTGACGCTGTTGGCCACCGACAAGGTGGCGGGGCTGGAAGTGCTGACCCGTCAGGGTGAATGGATCGACGCGCCGCACGTGGAGGGCGCCTTTGTCTGCAACATCGGCGACTGCCTGATGCGCTGGAGCAACGACACCTACGTGTCCACGCCGCACCGCGTGCGCCCGCCGCAGCAGGAGCGTTATTCCATTGCCTATTTCCTGGAGGCCAACCCGGATTCGGTGGTCGACCCCAGGGATATTTACCCGGACGAAACGCCCAGGTACGCGCCGGTGACCTTCGCGAATTACCTCAAGTCACGGCTGGACGCCACCTACGAGCACCGAGCCGAGGACAACGCCTCGATGTAA
- a CDS encoding TetR/AcrR family transcriptional regulator, giving the protein MPRKARYSREEALDRAVALFWSRGYHATSLKDIERALDMRPGSLYATFGSKQALFIEALDVYSRRMVADLDVAMQGAEGPLDGICRYLRNLAGACIDVDRHGMAAPACMIVKTLLESTGQDAELSEAANGLLDGVERRLAGLLEQAREAGELRPDADCERLARLLQAQIMGMRAFAQRRVDADKVTALAEDMVAMLAGYRAVEGLTSG; this is encoded by the coding sequence ATGCCCCGCAAAGCCCGCTACAGTCGCGAAGAAGCTCTGGACCGCGCCGTTGCCCTGTTCTGGTCGCGCGGGTATCACGCGACCTCGCTCAAAGACATCGAGCGCGCGTTGGATATGCGCCCGGGCAGCCTCTACGCCACCTTCGGTTCCAAGCAGGCGCTTTTTATCGAAGCGCTGGACGTCTATTCCCGGCGCATGGTCGCCGATCTGGACGTGGCGATGCAGGGCGCGGAGGGCCCGCTGGACGGGATCTGCCGTTACCTGAGAAACCTGGCCGGTGCCTGCATCGACGTGGACCGCCACGGCATGGCGGCGCCGGCCTGCATGATCGTCAAGACACTGCTGGAGTCCACCGGCCAGGATGCGGAACTGTCGGAGGCCGCCAACGGCTTGCTGGATGGTGTCGAACGCCGCCTGGCCGGTCTGCTGGAGCAGGCGCGCGAGGCCGGCGAGCTAAGGCCGGACGCGGATTGCGAGCGTCTGGCGCGATTGCTCCAGGCCCAGATCATGGGCATGCGCGCGTTCGCCCAGCGCCGGGTGGACGCCGACAAGGTGACGGCCCTGGCGGAGGATATGGTGGCGATGCTGGCGGGGTATCGGGCGGTTGAGGGTCTGACGAGCGGATGA
- the tkt gene encoding transketolase: MPSRFELANAVRALAMDAVQKAGSGHPGAPMGQADIAEVLWNDFLSHNPGNPDWPNRDRFVMSNGHGSMLQYALLHLSGYEVSLDDLKQFRQLHSKTPGHPEFGYTPGVETTTGPLGQGLANAVGLALAERTLAAQFNRDGHRIVDHYTYCLVGDGCLMEGISHEVASLAGTQGLGKLIVFYDDNGISIDGEVEGWFTDDTAKRFEAYHWQVQQVNGHDPEQVRAAIEQARADDRPSLLICKTIIGFGAPNKQGQESCHGAALGEDEVAAARVHLDWPHAAFHVPQSIYEGWDARATGARRENDWNTRFARYAEAFPGAAAEFKRRMAGRLPDALAETDLAGAALDREESIASRKASLGCLNTLGPQLPELLGGSADLAPSNLTVWDGAEPISAEHPGANYMHYGVREFGMAAILNGIALHGGFVPYGATFLIFSEYMRNAVRMAALMRQRVIHLFTHDSIGLGEDGPTHQPIEQLATLRATPNLSTWRPADAVETAAAWQAALERADGPTALVLSRQGLPHQPRDRGQLANIRRGGYVLKDCAGQPELILIATGSEVSLATAAAEALTQQGRAVRVVSMPCCDVFDAQDATYREQVLPATVKARLAVEAGHPDGWYKYVGLDGRVIGMTTFGESAPAGDLFKAFGFTADNVQAVAESLLN, from the coding sequence ATGCCATCCCGTTTCGAACTGGCCAACGCCGTCCGCGCCCTGGCCATGGACGCCGTACAGAAAGCCGGCAGCGGCCACCCCGGCGCCCCCATGGGTCAGGCCGACATCGCCGAAGTCCTGTGGAACGACTTCCTGAGCCATAACCCCGGCAACCCGGACTGGCCCAACCGCGACCGTTTCGTCATGTCCAACGGCCACGGCTCCATGCTGCAGTACGCGCTGCTGCACCTGTCCGGCTATGAGGTGAGCCTGGACGACCTGAAGCAGTTCCGTCAGCTCCACTCCAAAACCCCGGGCCACCCGGAGTTCGGCTACACGCCCGGCGTCGAAACCACCACCGGGCCGCTGGGCCAGGGGCTGGCCAACGCCGTGGGGCTGGCCCTGGCCGAACGCACGCTCGCCGCCCAGTTCAACCGCGACGGCCACCGCATCGTCGATCACTACACCTACTGCCTGGTGGGCGACGGCTGCCTGATGGAGGGTATTTCCCACGAAGTCGCCTCCCTGGCCGGCACCCAGGGCCTGGGCAAGCTGATCGTGTTCTACGACGACAACGGTATCTCCATCGACGGCGAGGTCGAAGGCTGGTTCACCGACGACACCGCCAAGCGCTTCGAGGCCTACCACTGGCAGGTCCAGCAGGTGAACGGCCACGACCCGGAGCAGGTCCGCGCCGCGATTGAGCAGGCCCGGGCCGACGACCGTCCCAGCCTGCTGATCTGCAAGACCATCATCGGCTTCGGCGCGCCCAACAAACAGGGCCAGGAGTCCTGTCACGGCGCCGCGCTGGGCGAGGATGAAGTGGCCGCCGCCCGGGTCCACCTGGACTGGCCCCACGCCGCCTTCCACGTACCGCAATCCATCTACGAAGGCTGGGACGCCCGGGCCACCGGCGCCCGCCGCGAGAACGACTGGAACACCCGTTTCGCCCGTTACGCCGAAGCCTTCCCGGGCGCCGCTGCCGAGTTCAAACGGCGCATGGCGGGCCGGTTACCCGATGCCTTGGCGGAAACCGACCTGGCCGGCGCCGCCCTGGACCGCGAAGAATCCATCGCCTCGCGCAAGGCCTCGCTGGGCTGTCTCAACACCCTGGGCCCGCAATTGCCGGAGCTGCTGGGCGGCAGCGCCGACCTGGCGCCGTCCAACCTGACGGTATGGGACGGCGCCGAACCCATCAGCGCCGAGCACCCCGGTGCCAACTACATGCATTATGGCGTGCGCGAATTCGGCATGGCCGCGATCCTGAACGGTATTGCTCTGCACGGCGGCTTCGTGCCCTACGGCGCGACGTTCCTGATCTTCTCCGAATACATGCGCAACGCGGTGCGCATGGCGGCGCTGATGAGGCAGCGGGTGATTCACCTGTTCACCCACGATTCCATCGGGCTGGGCGAGGACGGGCCCACGCACCAGCCCATCGAGCAACTGGCCACCCTGCGAGCCACTCCGAACCTGTCCACCTGGCGCCCGGCCGACGCGGTGGAGACCGCCGCCGCCTGGCAGGCCGCCCTGGAGCGGGCCGACGGCCCCACCGCGCTGGTGCTGTCCCGCCAGGGGCTGCCGCACCAGCCGCGCGACCGCGGCCAGCTCGCGAACATCCGCCGTGGCGGCTACGTGCTGAAAGACTGCGCGGGGCAACCGGAACTGATCCTCATCGCCACCGGCTCGGAAGTCAGCCTGGCGACGGCCGCCGCCGAGGCCCTGACCCAGCAGGGCCGCGCCGTGCGTGTGGTGTCCATGCCCTGCTGCGATGTGTTCGACGCCCAGGACGCCACCTACCGCGAGCAGGTGCTGCCCGCCACCGTGAAAGCCCGGCTGGCCGTCGAGGCGGGGCATCCGGACGGCTGGTACAAGTACGTGGGCCTGGACGGCCGCGTCATCGGCATGACCACCTTCGGTGAGTCCGCCCCCGCCGGGGATCTGTTCAAGGCCTTCGGCTTTACCGCGGACAACGTGCAAGCGGTCGCCGAATCGCTGCTCAACTGA
- a CDS encoding amidohydrolase family protein, translating into MTRFAITHVAVFTVDPNNTVIPDATVLVEDDRIAAVGPAQTIDVPDDLPVVDGRGNVLMPGLVDAHSHSSLMRGVTENMPLMQWLPYYQLEHRALTEEDAYHSARLCYLEALKGGTTCVMDMFRFMDRCADAAGEVGLRVNLAPYVADQPGKDFFATRDENKRLIKTHHNSQSGRIQVWMGLEHLFYCSEDAYRDAVRCQREYGVGIHTHACEQKEEEAAVLEAFGRRSIGMLDHYGVLGEKTLIAHCVWLNDDEIKRLADTGTAIAHCPVSNAKLASGVARTPDMLAAGLTLGLGTDGPVCNNSLDLFEEMKFASLIQKATRLDATALPADRILRMATIDGARALGLDGEIGSIEVGKKADLVMLDLGAPNLTPHDIRDDGGNLLWNLVFAARGSNVTHVWVDGRCLIENGRSTQVDEGHVVATAQARGLSLYERCRALDHLRVDMV; encoded by the coding sequence ATGACCCGTTTTGCGATAACCCACGTGGCCGTGTTCACGGTCGATCCGAACAACACGGTGATCCCGGACGCCACGGTACTGGTCGAGGACGACCGCATCGCCGCCGTGGGCCCGGCCCAAACCATCGATGTGCCGGACGATCTGCCCGTGGTGGACGGCCGCGGCAACGTGCTTATGCCCGGGCTGGTGGACGCCCATTCCCATTCCAGCCTGATGCGCGGCGTCACCGAAAACATGCCGCTGATGCAGTGGCTGCCGTATTACCAGCTGGAGCATCGGGCGCTGACGGAGGAGGACGCCTACCATTCGGCCCGCCTGTGTTACCTCGAAGCGCTCAAGGGTGGCACCACCTGCGTCATGGACATGTTCCGCTTCATGGACCGCTGCGCCGACGCGGCTGGTGAGGTCGGCCTGAGGGTCAATCTGGCGCCCTACGTGGCGGACCAGCCGGGCAAGGATTTCTTCGCCACCCGCGACGAGAACAAGCGCCTGATCAAGACGCACCACAACAGTCAGTCCGGACGCATCCAGGTCTGGATGGGGCTGGAGCACCTGTTCTACTGCAGCGAGGACGCCTATCGCGACGCCGTTCGCTGCCAGCGGGAATACGGCGTCGGCATCCACACCCACGCCTGTGAACAGAAGGAAGAGGAAGCGGCGGTGCTGGAAGCCTTCGGCCGTCGCTCCATTGGGATGCTGGACCACTACGGCGTTCTCGGGGAAAAGACCCTGATCGCCCACTGCGTCTGGCTCAACGACGACGAGATCAAGCGCCTCGCCGATACCGGCACCGCGATTGCCCATTGCCCGGTCAGCAACGCCAAACTCGCCAGCGGTGTGGCCCGCACGCCGGACATGCTGGCGGCGGGGCTGACGCTCGGGCTGGGCACCGACGGCCCGGTGTGCAACAACAGCCTCGACCTGTTCGAGGAAATGAAGTTCGCCTCCCTGATCCAGAAAGCCACGCGGCTGGACGCCACGGCGTTGCCGGCGGACCGTATCCTGCGCATGGCCACCATCGACGGCGCCAGGGCGCTGGGACTGGACGGGGAGATCGGCTCGATCGAGGTGGGCAAGAAAGCCGACCTCGTGATGCTGGACCTGGGCGCGCCCAATCTGACGCCCCACGACATCAGGGACGATGGCGGCAACCTGTTATGGAATCTGGTCTTTGCCGCACGCGGCAGCAACGTTACCCACGTCTGGGTGGACGGACGCTGCCTGATTGAAAACGGTCGGTCGACACAGGTCGACGAGGGCCATGTGGTCGCCACGGCACAAGCCCGTGGTCTGTCCCTGTATGAACGATGCCGTGCTCTGGATCATCTCCGTGTGGATATGGTCTAG